TATGGCAACCATGCTTAAAAACCGCTTGACAAAAAACACAGTTGCTCAGGCGGATCAGCAAAAAAACAAAACAAACAACACATTAAGCTGAACGCTGATAGCTGAGTGCTGACCGCCCGTCTGGAGACTAGGGAGATTTGAGTTAGGCTATGATCAAGATATTCAACCAGTACTATCCCATCAGGAACGTCCTCTTTGTGGTTGGTGAGGGCGGCCTTATTTTTCTGTCCGTCATTTTGGCCGCCATGGTTCGCCTTGGAGGACTGGATGACGGATGGCTGGGGGATAATCTGATATGGAGCAAGATTTTTCTAATTACCCTGGTCTGCCAGGTTAGCCTCTATTACTTTGATCTTTATGATCTAAAAGTTACCGATACCTTTCTGGAACTGGGTATCCGCCTCCTCCATGCCCTTGGGGTGGCTTCTATCGGTCTCGCCGTAATCTATTATATATTCCCGCAGCTCATCATGGGGCGGGGTATTTTTTTTATTACCCTGGCCTTCCTGGTTCTTTTGGTCACTTCCTGGCGCTTTATCTACAATTTAATATTACGCAAGAATATGTTTGCGCAAAGGCTGTTACTGGTGGGAAACGGCAGGTTGGCCGCAGACATCTTAGCGGAGCTGGGAGAGAAACCGGATTCAGGTTATAAGATAGTGGGCTTGGTCCCGATGGCCAGGGGGGAGAGGACATCGCAAACAGAAATTCCTATTTTTGAGGATATCCGGGACTTAAAGAGGCTTGTCGAACAGGAAAAAGTTGACAAGATCGTGGTCTCTATGGACGAGAGAAGAGGCGCGCTTCCGGTTGCCGAGCTCCTGGATTGCCGGATGAACGGCACCCCGGTTATAGAAGGCGAGACCTTCTATGAGATATTGACGGGCAAGATCCTGGTAGAAAAGATTAACCCGAGCTGGCTCATATTTTCCGAGGGGTTTGAGAAGACGCCCCTGCATCGGGTGACGAAAAGGCTTGTGGGATTTGCCCTTGCATCGACCGGCCTGTTAATAACTGCGCCGGTTATATTGATTACCGCCATAGCCATTAAGCTTGATTCCAGAGGCCTGGTGTTTTTTAAGCAGGAGCGGATAGGTGAGAATGGCCGGATATTCAAGGTCTATAAATTCAGGTCGATGAGAACAGATGCGGAGCTGAACAGCGGCCCGGTCTGGGCGCAGGAAGATGATCCGCGCATTACCCGGGTAGGCAGGATTATACGTAACCTGAGAATCGATGAGATACCCCAGATGTGGAATGTCCTTAAAGGAGATATGAGCTTTGTGGGGCCCCGTCCGGAGAGGCCTCATTTTGTAAATGAATTAAGAAAAAGCGTGCCCTACTACGATCAAAGACACACAGTAAAACCGGGGATAACCGGTTGGGCGCAGGTTCTCTATCCTTATGGGGCATCCGAGGATGATGCGTTGCAAAAGTTGAAGTACGATCTTTATTATATCAAACACATGTCTGTGGTAATGGACTTGTTAATTGTGGTAAAGACTATTAAAATTGTGCTTTTCGGCCGGGGATCACGTTAGGTCCGGGGGAAGATGGAGAGGATAATTCCATGTGCGGGATAATAGGTTATGTGGGCCACAGGAGGGTGATACCGGTTCTCCTGGATGGCCTCAAGATGCTGGAGTACCGCGGCTATGATTCGGCGGGCATAGCTTATCTTAAGGATGGCAAGATAAATATTAGCCGGGCCGAGGGCAAACTGGAAAACCTGGACCTTAAACTAAACGGGAAGAGGGATGAGGCCAGTTTTACCGGCATTGGTCATACGCGTTGGGCTACCCACGGTGTCCCCAATGAAAGGAACGCCCATCCGCATACGGACTGCAAGAACGAGCTGGTGGTAGTTCATAACGGCATCATTGAAAACTATTTCAGCCTGCGGGAGAACCTAAAGGCGGAAGGCCATGAATTCCGTTCAGACACAGATACCGAAGTCCTGGCCCATCTTATCGAGAAATACTTTGCAGGCGATCTGAGTGAGGCGGTGGCCCGGGCGGTGCGGGAGGTAGAGGGTTCTTATGCCCTGGCCGCGATGTGCACTCAGGACGGAGTCCTGGTGGCGGCGCGTTACCAGAGCCCCCTGGTATTGGGATTGGGCGAAGGGGAGTATTTCCTGGCCTCGGACATACCTGCCTTTCTGCGTTATACCAAGGATGTTATGTTCCTGGACGATGGTGAGATGGTTATCGTGCGCCGGGATGGGATACAGATAAAAAAGGCGGCTACCGGGGAAGAGGTAAAGAAGAAGGCGGAGAGGATAACCTGGGATGCGGCCATGGCCGAAAAGGCCGGCTTCAAACACTTTATGCTCAAGGAGATCTACGAGCAGCCGCAGGCCATCTTAAATACCGTAAGGGGAAGGGTATCGGGAGAAGAGGGCGAGGCCTATCTTCCGGAGATAGACCTGTCGGAAAAAGAACTGAAGGCTATCAGGCGCATAATGCTTGTGGCCTGCGGGACCTCCTGGCATGCGGCCCTGCTGGCCAAATATTATCTGGAAAAATGGGTTGGCCTGCCCACCGAGGTGGATCTGGCCTCGGAGTTCAGGTATCGCTCCTTGCTTATAGATGGAGACACACTGACCGTCCCCATCTCCCAATCCGGCGAGACCGCGGACACCCTGGCCGGACTCCGTATAGCCAAAGAAAAGGGCTCCAAAATTATATCCATCTGCAATGTGGTGGGGAGCACGGTCAGCCGGGAATCGCACGGGACGATATACACCCACGCCGGTCCGGAGATAGGCGTGGCCTCGACCAAGGCGTTTACCAGCCAATTGACCGCCCTCTACCTCCTGACCATCTATCTGGGCCGGGTGCGGGGGGTTATCTCAAAGGAAAAGGCCCGGCTTATGATTAAGGACATCATAGACCTCCCCCCGCTTCTCGAAGATAATATCAAAAATATACATGCGGCGGTAAAGGAACTGGCCCTGGAATTCTACAAGAAGAGGGATTTTCTTTATCTGGGCCGTAATTATATGTTTCCCATTGCCCTGGAAGGCGCCTTAAAGCTCAAAGAAATATCTTACATCCACGCCGAGGGCTATGCGGCCGGCGAGATGAAGCACGGGCCTATTGCCTTAATCGATGAGGCCATGCCGGTGGTGGCCCTGGCCCCTGCTTCGCCGGTCTATGACAAGGTCTTAAGCAATGTGCTGGAGGTCATGGCCAGGCGGGGGATAGTCATTGCCCTGGCCGATGAGGGGGATGAAAAAGTGGGGGGGTTAGCCAGTCATACCCTGTTCCTGCCAAAGGTGTCCGAGGAGATGGCGCCCATCCTTTATACCGTGCCCTTACAACTCCTGGCCTATGAGATAGCCGTCTTAAGGGGCTGTGATGTTGACCAGCCGCGCAATCTGGCCAAGAGTGTTACGGTAGAATAAGGCGAAACCCGGCGATAACGTTCAAGGCTTTGCGAATGTGCCATAGGCCATTTTTGCGATCTTACCAACTCGAAGTCCAATAAAGGAGCTGCAAAGCCGGTTGTTATACGCAGTGGGGTGCGTCCCTTTTAATTATGCAAAGTGAGCAACCGGAACTTGGCGCTTTTCCGCAAAACTCTTTTTGTGAAGCTTTATGCGCTCAATTTCGTGAAGCGTTTCCGCATCAAGGTAGCTCTCTCCGCAGTGAGGACAAGTTACCACAGGAACATTTTCTATAACCAAGATGTCCTTGCCCTTACCGTAGGTCCTTGCAACCCGCCGGACGCGCGCTCCCTCTTTTCCACAAATTTCACATATCATTTGTTCCAAGAATTTTCCTTTTATCCGCTGTTATCCGCTCTTGTCTTCGGATGCCGTAATGCTCGATGTTTTGCTATAAGTGCCCTAACTGTAGAGACTAACTGAACAGGGATTTCTATTATTGTCTGGGTCTTATCTTCATATGCTGCTTCATCCTCGGCCACAGCCACGGCTTCTTCTTCGGTTTGTTTCTCGTAATGGGCAAGAATTCTCTTCACCCTCTTTTCATCCCATCCTTTCGGAAATCTACTTTTTTTCATTTCTTCTTTCGCCTACTGCGCTTATAAGCTGCCTTCTTTTCTGACTAATAATACTATATTCCTTTAACCGGCAGCTTTCAGATAACATTTTGAGTATTTGAGAAGGGCCAAGCCTTTGGGTGTCGACCTCAAGCACTCTGTTATCTGCCGTTACGGGCAAATTCATGTTAACTGGTCGCTGATGGTCTCCACCATTAAGAAGCTTCAGCAAAATCAAAAACAGGGACCTCCAGCTTTTTAACCGGTTTAAATTTGTCTTTCGCGAATTTCAATAATTCATCAGTAACATCTGGAGAATAAGTCTTCTCACCGCAACGATCACAAACCTCAGCAGGTACATGTTCGACAAGAAAATACCTGTTTTCCTCTTCATAATTGAAGGTTACCAACATTTTCTTTGTTTCACCGCCGCAGAAAACGCATCTCATTTCTTTTTCCTCCTAACTCTATAATCTATCCATTCGGTCTCATCAGGATCATAAGCTGTAATTATGACAACAGTCGGAGGGATGGAAAGCTGAACATGAAGATGTCTGCCGGATCTCGCTCTCCCATAAACAAGGCAACTCGGAGAATATTTATCATCGGGATATTCTTCGATAATCTCACCTGATAATACGGCCTCTTCTATCTCAGCGCGATCAATGGACCGTTTGATCATCCTTTTTACGGCATGGTCAGAGTAGCGGTATTCCCCTCTGCTTATTTTATCCCTTATTCCCTCTAGTTCCATACATTTCTCTTAACATATAAATTTAAGCTGCTACGTATTTTACGACTTCGTCTATTCCGACGCAGGATGTTCAGTAACGTTCAAAACTTCATTCTGTATAGCTGAATATATGGCACCATACCAATCTATATAATCACCGATCTTATCTTCTATGATTTTGAAGCTCCCCGCAGCAAGCTGCGGGGAATCTCCGTATGCAAGGTAAAATGCATCGTATTCGCTCGCTAACCCCGCCGCAAATAGCGGGGAATGCGCTCGCTATGCATGTTCAACTCCGATTCCGAAAGTTCTCTCCCAAGCTCTTCCTCTGCTACATTCTGGACATCTTCCATATTTATGGAATAAATATCTTCCGAGGTATCGAACACACGTCCTCCCTTCAAATGAAGAAATACGAGCAACAAGAAACTTATAAATTTAAGGGCGTCCCGCCCCTCCTACGGTTAAGAAACTTATAAATTTATGGACGTTGAGTTCCTTAGAATCTTAAGGGCCTCATCTCCTCCACAAGTTTTCTACATCGTCAAACCGTCAAAGAAATCATTGTAGATATTATCAAGAAATTCTATGTAATAAATTTCTGTTCTATTGCTCATGAGGTCTCTCAATGCTCTCTCTAAGTTAAGCGTCTTGTTTTTTGAATGCTGGCATAATAGTTCAAACTCCCAGCACCCTAAGATATAGAAGTCATCCCTCTCGTTTTTCATGTGTTTTCTTATTTCGTTTCTTCCGTACTGGTTAAGGGAGAACATCTCATCCAGATAGACGATGATATTGATGAACTTCTGTCCTCCATATGTTATCCCGTTCAATAGGCCCTGTCTTATATGGTCTTCTTTCTTGTAGAATTTATCGAGTCCTTCGGCCACGTTTTTGAGAAACGCCTTAATCCCCTTTCCGTCTTTGCTTTCAACCCCCGCCTTGGCATAGCTGTTCAGTTTTCGTTTTTTACATTCGATCTGAAAAATGGTTTGATCCGATACCAACAGCCAATCGGCGCTCCGTACTTGATTTCGACCAACGCGATAGGTTTGTTCGCCTATTAGCCGAGCCCTGGAGAAAAGGTCTAAGTTGTAAAACGTTATGAGCTCACCCACATATGTTTCAAAGGCTTCTCCTAAGAGGCGAAATAATTTCGCTTTATATTCCTCCTGAAGCTTGTCCAGCAGGACATAATAAAGGCCCTCGGTGGTTGCATAAAGAAAGTCCGCCAGTGAAGGAATGATGTATTTCTCATTATCTTTATCTGAATCGGTAATGATAATAGGGTATCTTTTGAGCGGGTTAAACTCGTACTTTTTCAGTAAAGGACTTGCCAGTCGGTATTGCTTATTTGCCTCGCAGAAATGCTTTTTGTCAGTGGCAAAGATATCAAAGAACTTGTTTAAATTCTCCTGCGTTAGCAGTGGTTTTAGGGCTTCTATCTGTGTATTGGTGTATCGGCTTATTTCAAACGACGTTGATGCCAATCTACCATCCGGTGAGACAGCAAACCCGGCAAGAATTGAAAACCCAATTCTTAGGAGATCAAATAGGCTGATGTTTAGGCTTTGATTGATTTCCCTCTTCAAGTCGTTGTCTGCAAAAACACGTTCAAATAGATAGACATATCTTCCCAGTATCGACGATGGGAGTCGGAGATAAGACCATTGATGATTTGTTGCACGCAAAACCCATAGCCAGCTATCTTCTTCGGCTGGGTTTACATAATTTAGATCTGTTTCGAGGTTGCCGTACTTAAATAGGAGGTTTGCCAAGTCCAATTCATTCAACTGCGTTCCTGTCTGCGAACAGTACAGGACAACCTGTTTTGCAAGGAACGAGATGAAATCCTTTGATAGTAGAATTTGATGCTTTACTTTTCTGCTTGCATGGAATTCGAACTCAAGGTTGATGTTCACCCAAACTTGATTGCCCATCAACACGCTCAACGTTTGCAGCGACATCAAAGAACCCACGAAGTCAAAAGGCTTGATTCCTCTTTGAAAGTCCTTGAACGAAATAGCACCGGCGAATGGCAAGGTGGATGCTGTTCTGGGTCGTATTGTTTTCATATCAGTTTGACGGCATGTCAGCCAAC
This Thermodesulfobacteriota bacterium DNA region includes the following protein-coding sequences:
- a CDS encoding TIGR03013 family PEP-CTERM/XrtA system glycosyltransferase — protein: MIKIFNQYYPIRNVLFVVGEGGLIFLSVILAAMVRLGGLDDGWLGDNLIWSKIFLITLVCQVSLYYFDLYDLKVTDTFLELGIRLLHALGVASIGLAVIYYIFPQLIMGRGIFFITLAFLVLLVTSWRFIYNLILRKNMFAQRLLLVGNGRLAADILAELGEKPDSGYKIVGLVPMARGERTSQTEIPIFEDIRDLKRLVEQEKVDKIVVSMDERRGALPVAELLDCRMNGTPVIEGETFYEILTGKILVEKINPSWLIFSEGFEKTPLHRVTKRLVGFALASTGLLITAPVILITAIAIKLDSRGLVFFKQERIGENGRIFKVYKFRSMRTDAELNSGPVWAQEDDPRITRVGRIIRNLRIDEIPQMWNVLKGDMSFVGPRPERPHFVNELRKSVPYYDQRHTVKPGITGWAQVLYPYGASEDDALQKLKYDLYYIKHMSVVMDLLIVVKTIKIVLFGRGSR
- a CDS encoding type II toxin-antitoxin system MqsA family antitoxin, yielding MICEICGKEGARVRRVARTYGKGKDILVIENVPVVTCPHCGESYLDAETLHEIERIKLHKKSFAEKRQVPVAHFA
- a CDS encoding type II toxin-antitoxin system MqsA family antitoxin, with product MRCVFCGGETKKMLVTFNYEEENRYFLVEHVPAEVCDRCGEKTYSPDVTDELLKFAKDKFKPVKKLEVPVFDFAEAS
- the glmS gene encoding glutamine--fructose-6-phosphate transaminase (isomerizing); translated protein: MCGIIGYVGHRRVIPVLLDGLKMLEYRGYDSAGIAYLKDGKINISRAEGKLENLDLKLNGKRDEASFTGIGHTRWATHGVPNERNAHPHTDCKNELVVVHNGIIENYFSLRENLKAEGHEFRSDTDTEVLAHLIEKYFAGDLSEAVARAVREVEGSYALAAMCTQDGVLVAARYQSPLVLGLGEGEYFLASDIPAFLRYTKDVMFLDDGEMVIVRRDGIQIKKAATGEEVKKKAERITWDAAMAEKAGFKHFMLKEIYEQPQAILNTVRGRVSGEEGEAYLPEIDLSEKELKAIRRIMLVACGTSWHAALLAKYYLEKWVGLPTEVDLASEFRYRSLLIDGDTLTVPISQSGETADTLAGLRIAKEKGSKIISICNVVGSTVSRESHGTIYTHAGPEIGVASTKAFTSQLTALYLLTIYLGRVRGVISKEKARLMIKDIIDLPPLLEDNIKNIHAAVKELALEFYKKRDFLYLGRNYMFPIALEGALKLKEISYIHAEGYAAGEMKHGPIALIDEAMPVVALAPASPVYDKVLSNVLEVMARRGIVIALADEGDEKVGGLASHTLFLPKVSEEMAPILYTVPLQLLAYEIAVLRGCDVDQPRNLAKSVTVE
- a CDS encoding DUF4258 domain-containing protein, yielding MELEGIRDKISRGEYRYSDHAVKRMIKRSIDRAEIEEAVLSGEIIEEYPDDKYSPSCLVYGRARSGRHLHVQLSIPPTVVIITAYDPDETEWIDYRVRRKKK